One window from the genome of Ignavibacteria bacterium encodes:
- a CDS encoding beta-galactosidase, with protein MKKIDLSGQWQFITDEHSQKTLEEVSAGFFSGVNIAQAELPSNWELHGLRNFNGTVWYSREVEIEKLTAGNSVFLRFEGVDYFCEVYFNGAFCGRHEGYFAGFYIELPKSVPHIGKNLLIVKVSSPHEEPGEVWPLKKRLIKGVLNHHDCRPGGWDMEKGQNANTGGIWNSVSMIITPGVVPARVKVSYEFYNETECGLNIKLKLLAGDGGVKKDELKAVIITPHWEVIEIKRNPVFSHGVNKISLITKISNPQLWYPWDIGEQNLHELVLYYGNEEIYREHFGIRRVELDKDKRFYINGKELFLRGTNVIPEQLLSSLSVERIDGMVELIKNANINIVRVHAHITRKEFYTACDKAGIMIWQDFPLQWTYDESPEFASTAIKQIKEMVNSFYNHPSIAFWCCQNEPGEQVETLDMHLEKAVKEEDSLRIIRRASNYEEHPYDGWYWGTWEHYAGAPMGPLVTEFGAQALPAPGSLEKFLKSVQPPYDWKEWQYHNFQPDQTFNIAGIDPGSTLMEFVENSQDYQANLLSFAIHQYRRRKGKGITGAFQFFFMDCWESISWSVIDYYGVPKKGYEAVRKAFDPLLLSVFLRQDRYFPGSMLNFEIWVINDKYEEYDYCKIEVLLNGSTVVEIENFVIGSNSSLHFGQDYFNKIPVPQDTAKGDAVFDVLLYSGDQVLRKESFNVTIRDLS; from the coding sequence ATGAAAAAGATTGACTTAAGCGGACAATGGCAGTTTATAACCGATGAACATTCTCAAAAGACTTTGGAAGAAGTATCTGCCGGCTTTTTCTCAGGAGTAAACATCGCACAGGCTGAACTCCCTTCGAACTGGGAACTCCACGGATTAAGAAACTTCAACGGCACAGTTTGGTACAGCCGGGAAGTGGAGATAGAAAAATTAACCGCTGGCAACTCCGTATTTTTAAGATTTGAGGGAGTCGATTACTTTTGTGAAGTTTACTTCAACGGAGCGTTTTGCGGAAGACATGAGGGTTACTTTGCAGGATTTTATATTGAATTGCCGAAAAGTGTTCCACATATCGGGAAGAATTTGCTCATCGTGAAAGTTTCATCCCCGCATGAGGAACCGGGTGAGGTATGGCCTCTGAAAAAGAGATTGATAAAGGGGGTGCTTAATCACCATGACTGCAGACCCGGTGGATGGGATATGGAGAAGGGACAAAACGCAAACACCGGTGGTATATGGAATTCGGTTTCCATGATAATTACTCCGGGGGTCGTTCCCGCAAGAGTGAAAGTCAGTTATGAATTTTATAATGAAACAGAATGCGGACTGAACATCAAGTTAAAACTTCTTGCCGGAGACGGGGGAGTAAAAAAAGATGAACTAAAAGCTGTTATAATAACACCCCACTGGGAAGTGATTGAGATAAAGCGAAATCCCGTCTTCTCTCACGGAGTTAACAAGATTTCACTGATTACAAAGATATCAAATCCTCAGCTTTGGTACCCCTGGGATATTGGGGAGCAGAATCTGCACGAACTGGTGCTCTACTACGGAAATGAAGAAATCTACAGGGAGCATTTCGGCATCAGAAGAGTTGAACTCGATAAAGACAAACGGTTCTATATTAACGGGAAGGAATTGTTTCTCAGGGGTACAAATGTGATTCCTGAACAACTTCTCTCCTCTCTCTCGGTAGAAAGGATAGACGGGATGGTGGAACTGATTAAAAATGCAAACATTAACATAGTCAGGGTTCACGCCCACATTACTCGAAAAGAATTTTACACAGCATGTGACAAAGCCGGTATTATGATCTGGCAGGATTTCCCTTTGCAGTGGACTTATGATGAATCACCTGAATTCGCTTCAACGGCTATAAAACAGATAAAGGAGATGGTAAACTCATTCTACAACCACCCCTCAATCGCTTTTTGGTGCTGTCAGAATGAACCCGGAGAGCAGGTGGAAACCCTTGATATGCACCTCGAGAAAGCTGTGAAAGAGGAAGACTCGTTACGAATTATAAGGAGAGCCTCGAATTATGAGGAGCACCCTTATGACGGCTGGTACTGGGGAACATGGGAGCATTATGCCGGAGCACCAATGGGCCCCCTTGTAACGGAATTCGGAGCACAAGCTCTCCCTGCTCCCGGGTCACTTGAAAAGTTCCTGAAATCAGTGCAGCCACCTTATGACTGGAAGGAATGGCAATATCACAATTTTCAACCAGACCAGACTTTTAATATTGCCGGCATTGATCCGGGGAGCACGCTTATGGAGTTTGTGGAAAATTCTCAGGATTATCAGGCAAACCTGCTTTCATTCGCGATTCACCAGTACCGAAGGAGAAAAGGGAAAGGAATAACGGGAGCATTTCAGTTTTTCTTCATGGATTGCTGGGAATCGATAAGCTGGTCAGTTATCGACTATTATGGTGTTCCCAAAAAAGGGTATGAAGCGGTCAGGAAAGCTTTTGATCCGCTCCTCCTTTCGGTATTTTTGAGACAGGATAGATATTTCCCCGGGAGCATGCTCAATTTTGAGATTTGGGTAATAAACGACAAGTATGAGGAGTATGACTATTGCAAAATTGAGGTGTTGCTCAACGGTTCCACAGTTGTTGAGATTGAGAACTTTGTTATCGGAAGCAACTCCAGTCTCCATTTTGGACAGGATTACTTCAACAAAATTCCTGTTCCACAGGATACTGCAAAAGGTGACGCTGTCTTTGATGTGCTCCTCTATTCAGGTGATCAGGTCCTCCGAAAAGAGAGCTTTAATGTAACTATCAGAGACCTTTCATGA
- a CDS encoding aldo/keto reductase, which yields MNYRKFGNTDLLVSETGFGAWGIGGAIKIGNIPIGWGETDDETSQKALLKAHDMGVNFYDTADFYGLGRSEELIGKSFRNVRDVIIATKVGHRVGDGDTILLDYSKSHIISACEKSLKRLQRNEIDLYQLHSAKVVHLEQGECIEAMERLKEQGKIRYWGISLNTFDPYPEYNFLKDTSLCSSYQVVFNIINQKALDLIKDAEENNSAVIARMVIQFGLLTGKMNPDREFESTDHRSFRLTKEFISLVNEKLNPLHSSAAVEGMNPLELAMSFPLWQKGISTIIPGIKTEGQAVENINAVQPCNERLDNLTKQLYREDLYKITDLMKGL from the coding sequence ATGAACTACAGGAAATTCGGAAACACAGATTTACTCGTTAGCGAAACAGGATTTGGAGCCTGGGGAATTGGTGGTGCGATAAAAATCGGAAACATTCCCATTGGATGGGGTGAAACGGACGATGAGACATCACAAAAGGCTCTTCTTAAAGCTCATGATATGGGTGTAAATTTTTATGATACTGCCGATTTTTACGGTTTGGGACGGTCAGAAGAATTAATTGGTAAATCGTTCAGGAATGTGAGGGATGTGATTATCGCTACTAAAGTCGGGCATCGTGTGGGAGACGGCGACACCATTCTTCTTGATTACAGCAAGTCTCACATCATTTCAGCATGTGAAAAAAGTCTTAAAAGACTGCAACGAAACGAAATAGACCTCTATCAGCTCCACTCTGCAAAAGTAGTCCACCTTGAGCAAGGAGAGTGCATCGAAGCAATGGAGCGCCTAAAGGAACAAGGAAAGATCAGATATTGGGGAATTTCACTGAATACTTTCGATCCCTACCCCGAGTACAATTTTCTTAAAGATACAAGTCTGTGCAGCAGTTATCAGGTGGTTTTTAACATTATCAACCAAAAGGCTCTCGATCTGATAAAAGATGCTGAAGAGAACAACTCTGCAGTTATTGCCAGGATGGTCATTCAGTTCGGACTGCTTACCGGGAAAATGAACCCCGACCGGGAATTCGAATCGACCGATCACCGGTCATTCAGATTAACGAAGGAATTTATTTCCCTTGTAAACGAAAAACTGAATCCGTTGCACTCTTCAGCAGCAGTTGAGGGGATGAATCCACTGGAACTTGCTATGAGTTTTCCATTATGGCAAAAAGGCATTTCCACCATCATCCCCGGCATAAAAACAGAGGGTCAGGCAGTCGAAAACATCAATGCGGTTCAGCCCTGCAATGAAAGACTGGATAATCTGACAAAACAACTCTACCGGGAAGATCTCTATAAAATTACAGATCTCATGAAAGGTCTCTGA
- a CDS encoding PorV/PorQ family protein codes for MKKITIITAFFLVLSSVLLYSQSKAGTTIAQFLKIEPSARAAALGNAGTALYGEATSLYYNPASLGRLDKLDAQFTYNKWIADINYNYAVAAVPIQGLGTLALQMTSLNSGEMDVRTVEQPLGTGERFSVTNFALGLGYGIMLTDRVSVGLQMTYYQESIWHSNLSGFALNIGVQYQVEVDGLTIGAALMNFGPRAKYEGRDAYVNFDFDPKKYGDNDQLPAELRMDEWGLPTAFRVGLSYPVKFTKDYKLILSVDGFHPNDNNESISLGGEFQILDLVYLRGGYRNLFLPSLEGGAVLGGGVKASISGGYTVRFDYAWADYGRLDQAHRFTFSVGF; via the coding sequence ATGAAAAAGATAACAATTATCACCGCGTTCTTTTTGGTTCTTTCCTCTGTCCTGCTTTATTCGCAGAGCAAGGCGGGAACCACAATAGCACAATTTCTGAAGATAGAACCGAGCGCCAGGGCCGCCGCTTTGGGAAATGCAGGTACGGCACTTTATGGTGAGGCAACTTCGCTCTACTACAATCCTGCCAGTCTCGGGAGACTTGACAAGCTTGATGCCCAGTTTACCTACAACAAATGGATTGCAGACATCAACTACAACTATGCGGTTGCTGCTGTTCCGATTCAGGGACTTGGTACATTGGCACTTCAGATGACCTCTCTAAACTCGGGTGAGATGGATGTGAGAACGGTTGAACAACCACTCGGTACGGGTGAGAGGTTCAGCGTCACCAATTTCGCACTCGGTCTCGGGTATGGTATTATGCTCACAGACCGTGTTTCTGTCGGACTTCAGATGACCTATTATCAGGAATCGATCTGGCATTCCAATCTTTCCGGTTTCGCCCTCAACATCGGTGTACAGTACCAGGTCGAGGTTGACGGTCTTACGATTGGAGCCGCTCTCATGAATTTTGGTCCGAGAGCCAAATATGAGGGAAGGGATGCTTATGTCAATTTTGATTTCGACCCGAAGAAATACGGAGACAACGATCAGTTACCGGCCGAACTCAGGATGGATGAGTGGGGTCTTCCTACAGCCTTCAGAGTTGGTTTGTCATATCCTGTTAAATTTACCAAGGACTATAAACTTATCCTCTCAGTCGATGGTTTTCATCCTAATGACAATAATGAAAGCATAAGCCTTGGTGGTGAGTTTCAGATACTCGATTTGGTGTACCTGAGAGGCGGTTACAGAAACCTTTTTCTTCCTTCTCTCGAAGGTGGTGCCGTCCTCGGAGGTGGTGTGAAAGCATCGATTTCGGGAGGGTACACAGTCAGGTTCGACTATGCCTGGGCTGACTATGGAAGGCTGGATCAGGCTCACCGATTCACTTTCAGTGTCGGTTTCTGA
- a CDS encoding Tat pathway signal protein: MRLLLLLPLVFLFGGCSIAQNSYLPEKYVKYQSIPQVQKDFLDSLQRETFQYFIHEMNPENGLVKDRSADWSPASMASTGFAVPVWAIGAEKGWITKEFAAKVTLNLINFLLGSVQSAEVDATGYKGFYYHFVDMKKGKREWKCELSTIDTGLLFAGLIFARNYYSGDNETHRAIREGVTKILERAEWDFFTINNPKSDYHNGLSMGWHPEKSELIDHCWWGYNEAIVLFVIAAGSNSKDYGRTYDRWLRDYKWGTPYPGLGHFIFPPLFGHQYSHLFLDFRGIFDSKTGEKGIDYWENTRRATYVQQIFGKENPRKWVGFDEFTWGLTACDGPGEKYNKNGYKFIDYSARGFSMPGMDWNDDGTIAPTAAGGSIPFAPEITIPTLMNMKYKYGSSGLWGKYGFQDAFNPTAGWVAQDCIGIDQGPIILMIENYKNDFVWEYFMKDPVVQKGLENLGFTR, from the coding sequence ATGAGATTATTACTCTTATTACCCCTTGTTTTCCTTTTTGGCGGCTGCTCAATAGCTCAAAACAGCTATTTACCTGAGAAGTATGTAAAATATCAGAGCATTCCTCAGGTGCAAAAGGATTTCCTCGATTCACTTCAGAGGGAGACATTTCAATATTTTATTCATGAGATGAATCCTGAAAACGGACTGGTAAAAGACCGTTCAGCAGACTGGTCACCGGCAAGTATGGCTTCCACCGGGTTTGCAGTGCCTGTATGGGCTATTGGTGCTGAGAAGGGATGGATAACAAAAGAGTTTGCGGCAAAGGTCACTCTCAATCTGATCAATTTTCTTCTGGGAAGTGTTCAGAGTGCGGAAGTTGACGCCACGGGTTACAAAGGTTTTTATTATCACTTCGTCGATATGAAAAAGGGGAAAAGGGAGTGGAAATGTGAATTGTCGACGATCGATACAGGGCTGCTTTTTGCCGGGTTGATATTCGCACGAAACTACTACAGCGGTGACAATGAAACTCACCGTGCTATCCGGGAAGGAGTCACAAAAATCCTGGAGAGGGCTGAATGGGATTTCTTCACAATCAACAATCCTAAAAGTGATTACCACAATGGTTTAAGTATGGGCTGGCATCCGGAAAAAAGCGAATTGATTGATCATTGCTGGTGGGGGTACAACGAGGCAATTGTTCTTTTTGTAATTGCTGCCGGCTCCAATTCAAAAGATTACGGAAGAACCTATGACCGCTGGTTGAGGGATTACAAGTGGGGGACTCCATATCCGGGACTTGGTCATTTCATATTTCCGCCACTCTTCGGGCATCAGTATTCTCATCTCTTCCTTGATTTCAGAGGTATTTTTGACAGCAAAACGGGGGAAAAAGGGATCGACTACTGGGAGAATACCCGCAGGGCTACATATGTCCAGCAGATATTTGGCAAGGAAAATCCCAGAAAATGGGTCGGATTCGATGAGTTCACCTGGGGCCTTACCGCCTGTGACGGACCCGGTGAAAAATACAACAAAAATGGATACAAGTTTATCGATTATTCAGCCCGGGGATTCAGTATGCCCGGTATGGACTGGAACGACGACGGAACCATTGCTCCCACAGCCGCAGGTGGATCGATTCCATTCGCTCCGGAGATTACAATTCCCACCCTCATGAACATGAAGTATAAATACGGCAGTTCGGGGCTTTGGGGGAAATATGGCTTTCAGGACGCATTCAATCCCACTGCAGGTTGGGTGGCACAGGATTGTATCGGTATTGATCAAGGACCGATAATACTGATGATCGAAAACTACAAAAACGACTTTGTATGGGAGTATTTTATGAAAGATCCTGTTGTTCAAAAAGGACTTGAAAATCTTGGTTTCACGAGATAA
- a CDS encoding TonB-dependent receptor, whose product MKKTGYKFLPVILLIFIVLISGQLNAQTAGKLAGRVTDENGQPLIGATVIVESTNKGAVTDFDGYYTILNLRAGTYSVEFRYTGFQSKKVEAIAVSTDQTTKIDVKLQSTSFTTETVVVTAEKPLVEFNQTSSVVNVSKDEIELLPVQDLGQIVNLQAGVVDGHFRGGRLGEVQYQVDGVSINNPFNNAATLLLDKSVLQEVQIISGTFDAKYGQAMSGVVNAVLRSGDDNFEWSGEFYGGSFYTTDNQRYPDADKLRPLGIQNYQLTLSGPTGLPQTTFLVSGRRYAGDGYLYGTRRFMPTDKNDLENKIFRPTGDNELVPMNTTREWSGQFKLTNTSIKNMNLSYQAIMNSIEAYYYNFGLRLNPDGNKPNNTVSVSHGVDFTHTLSSEMFYKVSVRQNYFDYKSYKYESVFDPGYIAAGEFKSDNNYELGAIVQGVDLGRYIQKTNSIIAKADFTWQINRHNLLEAGVEGQISDIQFGSPGFLQMTIVNGVSTLVAKDQPVLITDPRINQYFPKQYALYLQDRIELGDLVVRAGLRAEYYDANAEVPSDLSNPANSISGAPKSVLKPTSVKFALAPRLGFSFPLTAMSSVYFAYGHFYQMPGLADLYSNSNYNILKDLQDGGISYGTMGNPDLRPQLTVQYEGGLKQAFSQIFGGELTVFYKDIRDLLGAEFISTYAAADYPRLTNIDFGSVYGFTLAFEMRKLGPITASVDYTMQYARGNASDPYETANRAAAGKDPRPRDIPFGWDQRHTLNFTAVYLQPNDYTISAILRFGSGMPYTPAIGTGFNADLETNSGRKDGYAILDIRAEKYFELSFINLSVFARMTNVLSTNFVNGFVFANTGSPDYSVNSFADRAALLNPGRFYEPRKIEIGISFRSK is encoded by the coding sequence ATGAAAAAAACCGGCTACAAATTTCTTCCGGTAATTCTGCTGATTTTTATTGTTCTGATTTCCGGGCAGTTAAATGCTCAAACGGCGGGAAAACTTGCTGGCAGGGTGACTGATGAAAACGGTCAGCCACTCATCGGTGCGACTGTTATCGTTGAAAGCACCAACAAAGGAGCTGTCACAGACTTCGACGGCTATTATACCATCCTTAATCTTCGTGCCGGAACCTACTCTGTGGAGTTTAGATACACCGGCTTTCAGTCGAAAAAAGTTGAAGCTATTGCGGTTTCAACCGATCAAACCACAAAAATTGATGTAAAACTTCAGAGTACATCCTTTACCACAGAAACAGTTGTCGTTACCGCAGAAAAACCACTCGTTGAGTTTAATCAAACCTCTTCCGTAGTAAATGTTTCGAAGGATGAAATTGAACTTTTGCCTGTTCAGGATCTGGGACAGATTGTGAACCTTCAGGCAGGTGTTGTGGATGGTCATTTCAGAGGCGGAAGACTTGGTGAGGTGCAGTATCAGGTGGATGGTGTTTCGATTAATAACCCGTTCAATAATGCAGCTACACTTCTACTCGATAAATCGGTGTTGCAGGAGGTACAGATTATCTCCGGAACATTCGATGCAAAATACGGACAGGCAATGTCGGGCGTTGTGAATGCTGTATTAAGGTCGGGCGATGATAATTTTGAGTGGTCAGGCGAGTTTTACGGTGGAAGTTTTTATACCACTGACAATCAGAGATATCCTGATGCTGATAAACTCCGTCCTCTTGGCATACAGAATTATCAGTTGACACTTTCAGGTCCAACAGGTTTACCCCAGACAACTTTCCTTGTTTCAGGAAGAAGATATGCCGGTGACGGATACCTCTATGGAACGAGAAGATTTATGCCAACTGATAAAAATGATCTCGAAAACAAAATCTTCAGGCCCACAGGAGACAACGAACTTGTACCGATGAACACCACAAGAGAGTGGAGCGGGCAATTCAAGTTGACCAACACTTCAATCAAGAACATGAATCTGAGCTATCAGGCTATAATGAACTCGATCGAAGCATACTACTACAATTTTGGTCTCCGTCTGAATCCCGACGGGAACAAACCAAACAACACAGTTTCTGTTTCGCATGGTGTCGATTTTACGCACACCCTCTCTTCGGAAATGTTTTATAAGGTGAGTGTACGGCAGAATTACTTCGACTACAAGTCATACAAATACGAATCAGTTTTTGATCCCGGATACATAGCTGCAGGTGAGTTCAAGAGTGACAACAATTACGAACTTGGTGCAATAGTTCAGGGTGTTGACCTTGGAAGATATATCCAAAAGACGAACAGTATAATTGCCAAAGCTGATTTCACCTGGCAGATTAACAGGCACAACCTCCTCGAGGCTGGTGTCGAAGGACAAATATCTGACATCCAGTTTGGTTCGCCGGGATTCCTGCAGATGACCATTGTAAACGGGGTATCAACACTCGTTGCAAAAGACCAGCCTGTACTCATCACCGATCCGAGAATAAATCAGTACTTCCCGAAACAATATGCACTGTACCTACAGGACAGGATTGAGTTGGGAGATTTGGTGGTCAGAGCCGGATTGAGAGCAGAGTATTATGATGCAAACGCTGAAGTGCCGAGCGATCTTTCGAATCCCGCCAACTCCATTTCAGGTGCACCAAAGTCAGTTCTTAAACCAACTTCAGTAAAATTTGCGCTGGCACCGAGACTTGGTTTCAGTTTCCCTCTTACTGCCATGTCATCTGTTTATTTTGCCTATGGACACTTCTATCAGATGCCGGGTCTTGCTGACCTCTACTCGAACTCAAACTACAACATCTTGAAGGATTTGCAGGATGGCGGCATTTCATATGGCACAATGGGAAATCCTGATTTGAGACCTCAGCTCACCGTTCAGTATGAAGGTGGATTGAAGCAGGCTTTCAGTCAGATTTTTGGCGGTGAATTGACGGTATTTTACAAGGATATTAGAGACCTTCTTGGCGCTGAATTTATTTCGACCTATGCTGCTGCTGACTACCCAAGACTGACCAACATCGATTTTGGTTCGGTCTACGGTTTCACACTCGCGTTTGAGATGAGGAAACTTGGTCCGATTACAGCATCAGTTGATTATACCATGCAGTATGCCCGGGGAAATGCAAGTGATCCGTATGAGACCGCCAACAGAGCTGCTGCCGGGAAAGACCCCAGACCAAGAGATATCCCCTTCGGATGGGATCAGAGACACACACTTAATTTCACTGCCGTTTATTTACAGCCGAACGATTATACCATATCTGCGATTCTCCGTTTTGGAAGCGGTATGCCATACACCCCGGCAATCGGGACAGGCTTCAATGCAGACCTCGAAACGAACTCCGGAAGGAAAGACGGCTATGCAATTCTCGATATCAGGGCGGAAAAATACTTCGAACTTTCCTTCATAAATCTTAGTGTTTTCGCAAGAATGACCAATGTTCTCAGTACAAATTTCGTGAATGGATTTGTCTTCGCGAACACCGGAAGTCCTGATTACTCTGTAAATTCATTTGCCGACAGGGCAGCACTTCTTAACCCGGGCAGATTTTATGAGCCGAGAAAAATTGAGATTGGCATCTCTTTCAGGAGTAAATAA
- a CDS encoding LacI family DNA-binding transcriptional regulator: MTRKNIHEVAKLAGVSIATVSRAFNNSKLIKDATKSKIMRIAEEIDYKPSPLARGLSTQMTDTIGVIIPDIAGEFFTDIIHGIDEEAHRWNKFIIVASSHSQRDAVETLIDFMSSGRVDGVIMMAPQIHKEVPEIIGKSRRPVVLINSLNDIDEAISISIDNYQGTVANIEHLLEHGYERIAMIKGPKDNCDAEERFLGYSETLLKHGININPSWIVDGDFTVRSGYYGFMRLMTIAERPQAIFAANDMMALGVYEGAKILKVAIPDDIAVTGFDDIYLSRLLSPRLTTVHAPIEELGGKAVRYLLKVINGEVNPLDAYHEKLSTGLIIGNSCGCSGANPSPLF, from the coding sequence ATGACCAGAAAAAACATCCATGAAGTCGCAAAATTGGCAGGGGTGTCGATAGCAACAGTATCGAGAGCTTTTAATAACAGCAAATTGATAAAGGATGCTACCAAGTCGAAGATTATGAGGATCGCTGAGGAGATTGATTACAAGCCGAGTCCTCTCGCCCGCGGACTTTCGACACAGATGACAGATACGATTGGAGTGATCATTCCAGATATTGCCGGAGAGTTTTTTACCGACATCATTCATGGAATAGACGAAGAGGCTCACAGGTGGAACAAATTTATAATTGTTGCGAGCTCTCACAGCCAAAGAGACGCAGTGGAAACACTGATCGACTTCATGTCGAGTGGTAGAGTGGACGGAGTCATAATGATGGCTCCGCAAATCCACAAGGAAGTGCCCGAGATTATCGGGAAGAGCCGCAGACCAGTGGTTCTCATAAATTCTCTGAACGATATCGATGAGGCAATCAGCATAAGTATCGACAATTATCAGGGAACAGTTGCCAATATCGAGCATCTTCTCGAGCACGGGTATGAAAGAATTGCCATGATTAAAGGACCGAAAGACAACTGCGACGCTGAAGAGAGGTTTTTGGGTTATTCAGAGACGCTGCTGAAGCACGGAATCAACATTAATCCCAGTTGGATAGTCGACGGTGATTTCACTGTCCGCTCCGGTTACTATGGTTTCATGAGATTGATGACCATTGCCGAGAGACCGCAGGCGATTTTTGCGGCAAACGACATGATGGCTCTTGGGGTCTACGAGGGAGCAAAGATTCTGAAGGTTGCAATTCCGGATGATATAGCCGTAACAGGATTTGATGACATCTATCTGAGCAGACTCTTGAGTCCAAGACTGACTACAGTTCACGCTCCTATTGAAGAGCTGGGTGGAAAGGCGGTAAGGTATTTACTAAAAGTAATAAACGGCGAAGTAAATCCGTTGGATGCCTACCATGAAAAACTTTCGACAGGGCTGATAATCGGCAATTCATGCGGCTGTTCGGGTGCCAATCCGTCACCATTATTTTAA
- a CDS encoding T9SS type A sorting domain-containing protein, whose protein sequence is MKRVITALFILLFSVNFSNAQNVVRSDALWGKVALGTITLDGNMNEADWAKADSVQVIYGQPGALPTSGWTAEFNENAITDPIRATVKFLVKDHYLYLGFKMPDSSVGGIADWARWDGILMNIRDKASPNRPLPATEFFYTWWYLNVPQYLQPGTPPRFIGRFGNFSDTTRTPEQRAAWDAGYRTIGGVSCDDTTPDQGWEVEMRIDVAVLGYDITRSTGDIIQLNFSIWDCDWVYGNTPSRINTARAYYQYPWGNANGANAARIYAKPDVTVNTTNPPLAPVEYTFYNGSNKPAPVIDGNLDEEVWRGAQELVIGWDDTLARAAYPGIGAYQSGQYQPELVAGSRPPVVDPGYVKIKYFHRDGFLYFGADFNDQLIQGTSLFDAVDGFATVLMDRDSRASDNALEARMLRLTFDSTGALKPGDYMQTLLDSTQSSYAFRLKGASTINNNNDVDEGYVIEGKIQLTGLLGYPQDLGDRSLFFGSVLYDGDSFTDPALNYGTRTWFMREHAGGPALAWVYLSNDGVVDVEDEFTGIPSSLELYGNYPNPFNPSTKIKFSAPQSGQAEVLVYNSLGQLVSRQMINAIAGAQEINFDARGLTSGVYLYKVNFKNASNGGISSASGKMILMK, encoded by the coding sequence ATGAAACGAGTAATAACAGCTTTGTTCATTCTTCTATTTTCAGTCAATTTTTCAAACGCGCAAAATGTGGTGCGCAGTGATGCCCTCTGGGGAAAGGTCGCTTTGGGGACCATTACCCTTGATGGCAACATGAATGAAGCCGACTGGGCAAAAGCCGATTCGGTACAGGTTATCTATGGTCAGCCGGGCGCTCTGCCAACCAGCGGTTGGACAGCGGAATTCAACGAGAATGCCATTACTGATCCTATCAGAGCAACGGTAAAATTCCTCGTTAAAGACCACTATCTCTATCTTGGATTCAAGATGCCCGACTCTTCAGTTGGTGGAATTGCTGACTGGGCAAGATGGGACGGAATCCTTATGAACATTCGCGACAAGGCAAGTCCAAACAGACCCCTCCCCGCTACAGAATTTTTCTACACATGGTGGTACCTGAATGTGCCTCAATATCTGCAGCCCGGAACACCACCCCGTTTTATCGGCAGATTTGGCAACTTCTCTGACACTACCAGAACTCCCGAACAGAGAGCTGCATGGGATGCCGGTTACAGAACCATCGGTGGTGTATCTTGCGATGATACCACTCCTGATCAGGGCTGGGAAGTAGAGATGAGAATAGATGTTGCGGTGCTCGGTTACGATATAACACGATCTACCGGCGACATCATCCAGTTAAACTTCTCGATATGGGATTGCGACTGGGTTTACGGGAATACTCCATCGAGGATCAATACAGCAAGAGCATACTATCAGTATCCGTGGGGAAATGCAAATGGTGCAAATGCTGCCAGAATCTATGCAAAACCGGATGTAACTGTAAACACCACCAACCCTCCACTCGCTCCTGTTGAATACACCTTCTACAACGGTTCCAACAAACCTGCTCCCGTTATCGATGGCAACCTTGACGAAGAAGTCTGGAGAGGCGCTCAGGAACTGGTAATCGGATGGGACGATACACTTGCCAGAGCAGCATATCCCGGAATTGGTGCCTACCAGAGTGGACAGTATCAGCCCGAACTTGTTGCAGGAAGCAGGCCTCCTGTTGTAGATCCGGGATATGTAAAAATCAAATATTTCCACAGAGACGGATTCCTCTATTTTGGTGCTGATTTCAACGATCAGCTTATTCAGGGAACCAGTTTGTTTGATGCCGTCGACGGTTTCGCAACTGTACTTATGGATCGTGATTCCCGTGCATCAGACAATGCACTTGAAGCAAGGATGCTCAGGCTCACATTCGATTCGACAGGTGCTCTCAAACCCGGTGATTATATGCAGACACTTCTCGATTCCACACAATCATCCTATGCCTTCAGGTTAAAAGGCGCATCGACCATAAACAACAACAACGATGTTGATGAAGGCTATGTAATTGAAGGAAAAATTCAATTAACAGGACTTCTGGGTTATCCTCAGGATCTCGGCGACAGAAGTCTGTTCTTTGGGTCAGTACTTTATGATGGTGATTCATTCACCGATCCTGCATTGAACTATGGAACAAGAACCTGGTTTATGCGTGAGCATGCCGGCGGACCTGCCCTTGCATGGGTTTACCTCAGCAACGATGGTGTAGTTGATGTCGAGGATGAATTTACAGGAATACCTTCATCGCTTGAACTTTATGGAAACTACCCGAATCCTTTTAATCCTTCAACCAAAATCAAGTTTTCCGCTCCTCAGTCAGGTCAGGCTGAAGTGCTGGTTTACAATTCACTTGGTCAGCTTGTCAGCAGGCAAATGATCAATGCGATTGCCGGTGCGCAGGAAATCAACTTTGATGCAAGAGGTCTTACCTCGGGTGTATATCTCTATAAGGTCAACTTTAAAAATGCATCGAATGGCGGCATTTCGTCAGCTTCAGGCAAAATGATTTTGATGAAGTAG